One Paraburkholderia caffeinilytica DNA segment encodes these proteins:
- the sctV gene encoding type III secretion system export apparatus subunit SctV has product MLKTLKLPAGGEIGIVALIVAIISLMILPLPPTLIDILLGVNITISVTLLMVTMYVPDVVSLSAFPSLLLFTTLYRLSLNIASTKSILLHAEAGHIIESFGELVVGGNLVVGLVVFVIITTVQFIVIAKGSERVAEVGARFTLDALPGKQMSIDADLRANLLSAEEARRKRATLAVESQLHGGMDGAMKFVKGDAIAGLIITMINIVAGIAVGVAYHNMSAGEAANRFSILSVGDAMVSQIPSLLLSVAAGVMITRVADERQAKPGSLGDEIGRQLGSSSRALYFAAVLLLGFAAVPGFPAALFLLLAGTLAFTAWRLNAKKPQQQNHERESLHAMQRSGSKIDVPAILARAPQFTCPLGVRIAPDLVARLTMPALDKSFESERARLQEELGLPFPGITMWTYAALPSFTCQILVHDVPQLTLELPVGKVMLPEASRLAHSAAPVTLTSEESQALDALIAQSEPGPPIDTSGTPTRWLEERAVPPKTSVWRAEQAIAHASVALMRRHAPLFLGIQEVQWILDQLASDYPGLVAEVQKVLPPQRIADVLRRLLEEQISIRNVRTIMESLITWGPKEKDMLMLTEYVRGDLSRFLAHRAASGERTLSAVLFDMPVEQHIRQSIKQTPTGNFLALPPDEATLLIDKIQSFVGAAPREGVALVTSMDIRRYVRRMIEARLGWLAVYSYQELGEHVELRPLGRVSI; this is encoded by the coding sequence ATGCTGAAGACGCTGAAACTTCCTGCCGGCGGTGAAATCGGCATCGTCGCGCTGATCGTCGCGATCATTTCGCTGATGATCCTGCCGTTGCCGCCGACGCTGATCGACATCCTGCTCGGCGTGAACATCACGATCAGCGTGACCCTGCTGATGGTGACCATGTACGTGCCCGACGTGGTGTCGCTCTCGGCGTTTCCGTCGCTGCTGCTGTTCACCACGCTTTACCGGTTGTCGCTGAACATCGCCTCGACCAAGTCGATTCTGTTGCATGCGGAGGCCGGCCATATCATCGAGAGCTTCGGCGAACTGGTGGTGGGCGGCAATCTGGTGGTCGGGCTGGTGGTGTTCGTCATCATCACCACCGTGCAGTTCATCGTGATCGCGAAAGGCTCGGAACGGGTCGCCGAAGTCGGCGCGCGCTTCACGCTCGACGCGCTGCCGGGCAAGCAGATGAGTATCGACGCCGACCTGCGCGCCAATCTGCTGAGCGCCGAGGAGGCGCGCCGCAAACGCGCGACGCTCGCGGTCGAAAGCCAGTTGCACGGCGGCATGGACGGTGCGATGAAGTTCGTCAAGGGCGATGCGATTGCGGGCTTGATCATCACGATGATCAATATCGTCGCGGGTATCGCGGTGGGCGTTGCGTATCACAACATGAGCGCGGGCGAAGCGGCGAACCGCTTTTCGATCCTGTCGGTCGGCGATGCGATGGTGTCGCAGATTCCGTCGCTGTTGTTGTCGGTGGCGGCCGGCGTGATGATCACGCGCGTGGCGGATGAACGGCAAGCCAAGCCCGGCTCGCTCGGCGACGAGATCGGCCGCCAGCTCGGTTCCAGTTCGCGCGCGCTGTATTTCGCGGCCGTGTTGCTGCTTGGCTTTGCCGCCGTGCCAGGCTTTCCGGCTGCGCTCTTCCTGCTGCTCGCCGGCACGCTTGCGTTCACCGCATGGCGGCTGAACGCCAAAAAACCGCAGCAGCAAAACCACGAGCGCGAATCGCTGCACGCCATGCAACGCTCGGGCTCGAAGATCGACGTGCCCGCGATTCTGGCGCGCGCACCGCAATTCACCTGCCCGCTGGGCGTTCGCATCGCACCGGACCTCGTCGCTCGACTGACCATGCCCGCGCTCGACAAGTCGTTCGAATCCGAGCGCGCGCGCCTGCAGGAAGAACTGGGCTTGCCGTTTCCGGGCATCACCATGTGGACCTATGCCGCGCTGCCTTCATTCACCTGCCAGATCCTCGTGCACGACGTACCGCAACTGACGCTCGAACTCCCGGTCGGCAAGGTGATGTTGCCCGAAGCCAGCCGTCTCGCGCATTCGGCCGCCCCTGTCACGCTGACGAGCGAGGAAAGCCAGGCACTGGACGCGCTCATCGCGCAAAGCGAACCGGGACCGCCAATCGACACGAGCGGCACGCCGACGCGCTGGCTCGAAGAGCGTGCGGTGCCGCCGAAAACATCGGTATGGCGTGCGGAACAGGCCATCGCGCATGCATCGGTGGCGCTGATGCGGCGGCACGCACCGCTCTTTCTCGGCATACAGGAAGTGCAGTGGATTCTCGATCAACTGGCGAGCGACTATCCCGGCCTCGTGGCGGAAGTGCAGAAGGTGCTGCCGCCGCAGCGGATCGCCGACGTGCTGCGCCGCCTGCTCGAAGAGCAGATTTCGATCCGCAATGTCCGCACGATCATGGAAAGTCTGATCACGTGGGGGCCGAAAGAAAAAGACATGCTGATGCTCACCGAGTACGTGCGCGGCGACCTCTCGCGCTTTCTTGCGCATCGGGCCGCGAGCGGCGAGCGGACCTTGTCGGCGGTGCTGTTCGACATGCCGGTCGAGCAGCATATCCGTCAGTCGATCAAGCAGACGCCGACCGGCAACTTCCTCGCCTTGCCGCCCGATGAGGCCACGTTGCTGATCGACAAGATCCAGTCCTTCGTCGGCGCCGCGCCGCGCGAAGGGGTGGCGCTGGTGACGTCGATGGATATTCGCCGCTACGTGCGGCGCATGATCGAGGCGCGGCTCGGCTGGCTCGCGGTGTATTCGTATCAGGAACTCGGCGAGCACGTCGAATTGCGGCCGCTCGGCCGCGTGTCGATCTGA
- a CDS encoding HrpB1 family type III secretion system apparatus protein codes for MTVSTPEYMNCSPDVVGGLIETVSTALLSNFPKVSADPYDIELVLDALRVLRPRVAEIDTLDGILHMVRGHWDDAIHVLRQVGENAPRFGYAKALLAFCLSAKGDPDWKQCASEAMENNPTRDTQSLVRALEAREDLLNAMKVKRAGGQFVTPKSLEALAEFDAETAEGAEPEGQPAVQPAAAPASAAAAPVTTDYAHQSFLRA; via the coding sequence ATGACCGTCAGCACGCCGGAATACATGAATTGCAGCCCCGATGTCGTCGGCGGCCTGATCGAAACCGTTTCGACCGCTTTGCTCAGCAACTTTCCGAAGGTGTCGGCCGATCCGTACGACATCGAGCTGGTGCTCGATGCGCTGCGCGTGCTGCGTCCGCGCGTCGCCGAAATCGATACGCTCGACGGCATCCTGCACATGGTGCGCGGCCACTGGGACGACGCCATCCACGTGCTGCGCCAGGTCGGCGAGAACGCGCCGCGCTTCGGTTATGCCAAGGCGCTGCTCGCTTTCTGCCTGTCCGCGAAGGGCGACCCGGACTGGAAACAATGCGCGAGCGAAGCCATGGAAAACAACCCGACGCGCGACACGCAATCGCTGGTGCGCGCGCTCGAAGCCCGCGAGGACCTGTTGAACGCGATGAAGGTCAAGCGCGCCGGCGGTCAGTTCGTCACGCCGAAATCGTTGGAGGCGCTGGCGGAGTTCGATGCGGAAACCGCTGAGGGCGCCGAACCCGAGGGCCAGCCGGCTGTTCAACCCGCGGCTGCGCCCGCGTCGGCTGCAGCCGCGCCGGTTACGACCGACTACGCGCACCAGTCGTTCCTGCGCGCCTGA
- a CDS encoding type III secretion protein HrpB4 produces the protein MNAPTDLPFMRVAAALDSYRRNLASAAHWADPSWSAVLLGANAAQLEHWRGALERAGAAAVEACSQALADAAGVKPPSFASLTQAALKSTPAGAAQPNAVLLDVLPVRHALQVLRMRALSFRRAEVRRLIDKRTRSQLSAWTGVGIDRLTQDAHLADAPDIARLAARAAMPPLTALDAGTLAVEGCALLLRDLGGANAPNVASGASFANESTRVPFPLLRLALPRALPTPAWLTSLPEGLDTPGSARLFARLSDLLPEFAWLFG, from the coding sequence ATGAACGCGCCGACCGATTTGCCTTTCATGCGGGTGGCCGCGGCGCTCGATTCGTATCGCCGCAACCTCGCGAGCGCGGCGCATTGGGCCGATCCGTCGTGGAGCGCCGTGCTGCTTGGCGCGAACGCGGCGCAACTGGAACATTGGCGAGGTGCGCTCGAGCGCGCCGGCGCCGCGGCAGTCGAAGCCTGTTCCCAGGCCCTTGCCGATGCTGCCGGCGTCAAGCCGCCTTCGTTCGCCTCGCTCACTCAAGCCGCGCTGAAATCGACGCCTGCGGGCGCCGCACAGCCGAATGCCGTGCTGCTCGACGTGCTGCCGGTCCGTCATGCATTGCAGGTTCTGCGCATGCGCGCACTGTCGTTCCGGCGCGCCGAGGTGCGTCGCCTGATCGACAAACGCACGCGTTCGCAACTGTCGGCGTGGACGGGCGTGGGCATCGACCGTCTCACTCAGGACGCCCATCTTGCCGATGCGCCCGATATCGCGCGTCTGGCTGCACGCGCCGCGATGCCACCCTTGACGGCGCTGGATGCCGGCACGCTGGCGGTAGAAGGTTGCGCGCTCCTGTTGCGCGATCTGGGCGGGGCGAACGCGCCAAACGTAGCGAGCGGCGCGAGCTTCGCGAACGAAAGCACGCGTGTGCCGTTTCCGCTGCTGCGGCTCGCGCTGCCGCGTGCGCTGCCCACTCCGGCATGGCTGACTTCCTTGCCGGAAGGGCTCGATACGCCCGGCTCCGCCCGGCTCTTCGCGCGTCTATCCGATCTGCTACCGGAGTTTGCATGGCTATTTGGTTGA
- a CDS encoding type III secretion protein HrpB2 translates to MTVNATTTALQASLEQMSQGAGAAPAAQTTPELADKFQSLMQKAPMSAPATPQQDGTAVASKLVASQDAELQHTVNDALQLAQQAPTMTMNEMSAGTIRMTLELASTQLDLEAKMGVVDSSKSAIETLMKNQ, encoded by the coding sequence ATGACCGTCAATGCCACCACGACCGCCTTGCAGGCCTCGCTCGAGCAGATGTCGCAAGGCGCGGGCGCCGCACCGGCCGCGCAAACCACGCCTGAACTGGCCGACAAGTTCCAGTCGCTGATGCAGAAGGCGCCGATGAGCGCGCCCGCCACGCCGCAGCAGGACGGCACGGCGGTTGCCTCGAAGCTGGTCGCCTCGCAGGACGCCGAGTTGCAGCACACCGTCAACGACGCGCTGCAGCTCGCCCAGCAGGCGCCCACCATGACGATGAACGAAATGAGCGCGGGCACGATTCGCATGACGCTCGAACTCGCCAGCACCCAGCTCGATCTTGAAGCGAAGATGGGCGTGGTGGATTCGTCGAAGTCGGCGATCGAAACGCTGATGAAGAACCAGTAA
- the sctP gene encoding type III secretion system protein SctP, whose protein sequence is MTHIVSRHVRVIPGEADSETSDEIDARTGSRESGGRGFDYASLLGRRRALHRLNSNANTDTHAGSQGGSDADATEDAADAPTPSAPRPFARSGGDAGEDASANAAFDADANPSAGADSTPSAERLAIGARVADAAAPVVTAVYRQQQRFVQLLGSLAREIGAFCGDPSIAEAGNWEVQLPLDQTLLPQTTLYLTLSRFSLQLRFDTPDTATRQLLLEHSALLERELDSLLRAWGEAREIELTVW, encoded by the coding sequence ATGACGCATATCGTTTCGCGCCACGTGCGCGTCATTCCCGGCGAGGCGGACAGCGAGACGTCCGATGAAATCGACGCACGCACAGGCTCGCGGGAATCAGGCGGGCGCGGCTTCGACTACGCGTCGCTGCTCGGGCGACGCCGCGCGCTGCATCGGCTCAACAGCAATGCGAATACCGATACGCATGCAGGTTCGCAAGGCGGCAGCGACGCGGATGCCACCGAAGACGCCGCGGATGCGCCTACTCCGTCCGCGCCGCGCCCGTTCGCGCGCAGCGGCGGCGACGCGGGCGAGGACGCGTCCGCGAACGCCGCATTTGACGCCGACGCGAATCCTTCGGCCGGCGCGGATAGCACGCCCTCGGCCGAACGTCTTGCGATTGGCGCGCGCGTGGCCGATGCCGCGGCGCCGGTCGTGACGGCCGTCTACCGGCAGCAGCAACGTTTCGTGCAACTGCTTGGCTCGCTCGCGCGGGAGATCGGCGCGTTCTGCGGCGATCCTTCGATTGCCGAAGCGGGCAATTGGGAAGTGCAGTTGCCGCTCGACCAGACACTGCTGCCGCAGACCACGCTGTATCTGACGCTTTCGCGTTTCAGTCTGCAGCTTCGGTTCGACACGCCGGATACGGCGACGAGGCAACTACTCTTGGAACACAGCGCACTGCTCGAGCGAGAACTCGATAGCTTGCTGCGCGCGTGGGGTGAAGCCCGCGAAATCGAACTCACTGTCTGGTGA
- the sctU gene encoding type III secretion system export apparatus subunit SctU, whose protein sequence is MSDEKTEEPTQKKLRDARKEGQVSRSSDLTDSISMSAVVLLLMAGASHFSDAMREAVLIATGFVDGDHSLTNLQTQFYKIGGLALSAIVPCVCIAALAAIAASIGQVGMQIATKPITPDPKAVSPMAGLKRIFSVRTLIECAKMIVKAAIVFCVMWQTIKWLFPLIVGSLYQPLPELARMFWDLLLKLFMVAAAVFVLVGAADVKLQSFMFLKKMKMSKDEVKREHKNQEGDPRIKGERRRLAREMLNAPPQSKVGMANMMVVNPTHYSVAVRYVPDEHPLPRVIAKGMDESAAELRRAARDAGVPIIGNPPVARALYKVGVDQPIPEELFETVAAILRWVDAIGARRVQGEPSAGADAHADGATPHLPNPPPALH, encoded by the coding sequence ATGAGCGACGAAAAAACCGAAGAGCCCACTCAGAAAAAGCTGCGGGACGCGCGCAAGGAAGGCCAGGTGTCCCGCAGCAGCGACTTGACCGATTCGATCTCGATGTCGGCGGTCGTGTTGTTGCTGATGGCCGGCGCGAGCCACTTCAGCGATGCGATGCGCGAAGCGGTGCTGATCGCCACAGGTTTCGTCGACGGCGACCATTCGCTGACCAATCTGCAGACGCAGTTCTACAAGATCGGCGGCCTTGCGCTGTCGGCGATCGTGCCGTGCGTATGCATCGCGGCGCTCGCCGCGATCGCCGCTTCGATCGGCCAGGTCGGCATGCAGATCGCCACCAAGCCGATCACGCCCGATCCGAAGGCCGTCAGCCCGATGGCGGGCCTCAAGCGCATTTTCTCGGTTCGCACGCTGATCGAGTGCGCGAAGATGATCGTGAAGGCGGCGATCGTGTTCTGCGTGATGTGGCAGACCATCAAGTGGCTGTTTCCGCTGATTGTCGGCTCGCTGTATCAACCGCTGCCGGAACTCGCGCGCATGTTCTGGGACCTGCTGCTGAAGCTCTTCATGGTGGCCGCGGCGGTGTTCGTGCTGGTCGGCGCGGCGGACGTCAAGCTGCAAAGCTTCATGTTCCTCAAGAAGATGAAGATGTCGAAGGACGAGGTCAAACGCGAGCACAAGAATCAGGAAGGCGATCCGCGCATCAAGGGCGAGCGGCGGCGCCTCGCGCGCGAAATGCTGAACGCTCCGCCGCAATCGAAAGTCGGCATGGCCAACATGATGGTCGTCAATCCCACCCACTATTCGGTCGCCGTGCGCTACGTGCCGGACGAACATCCGCTGCCGCGCGTGATCGCCAAAGGCATGGACGAGAGCGCGGCCGAACTGCGGCGCGCGGCCCGCGACGCGGGCGTGCCGATCATCGGCAATCCGCCGGTTGCGCGTGCGCTGTACAAGGTCGGTGTCGATCAGCCGATTCCCGAAGAGTTGTTCGAGACGGTCGCGGCGATTCTGCGCTGGGTCGACGCCATCGGCGCGCGGCGCGTGCAGGGCGAGCCATCGGCCGGCGCCGACGCGCATGCCGATGGCGCCACCCCGCATCTCCCCAATCCGCCACCCGCCCTCCACTGA
- the sctN gene encoding type III secretion system ATPase SctN — MSTPWLSRTIDFDRLTDEIEREILSVPGVTRTGKVLEVIGTLIKVAGLDLSLGELCELRAPNGTLLQHAEVIGFTRDVALLSPFSRLEHISRSTQVIGLGRSLAVKVGDMLLGRVIDSLGEPVDGGPPIHSDTLRPIFAAPPDPMSRRMIEAPLPTGVRAVDAMMTLAEGQRMGIFAPAGVGKSTLLGMFARGAACDVNVIALIGERGREVREFVELILGPEGMARSVVVCATSDRSSMERAKAAYVATAIAEYFRDRGQRVLLMMDSLTRFARAGREIGLAAGEPPARRGFPPSIFAELPRLLERAGMGETGSITALYTVLAEDDSGSDPIAEEVRGILDGHMILSREIAAKNQYPAIDVLGSLSRVMPQVVPDAYVQAAARIRELMAKHREVEMLLQIGEYQPGNNPLADEAIAKADAIKAFLSQRTGDYAAPNDTEALLYDLSGLG, encoded by the coding sequence ATGAGCACGCCATGGCTCTCCCGCACGATCGATTTCGACCGCCTGACCGACGAGATCGAACGCGAGATTCTGTCCGTGCCGGGCGTGACGCGCACCGGCAAGGTACTCGAAGTGATCGGCACGCTGATCAAGGTGGCCGGTCTCGATCTGTCGCTCGGTGAGCTGTGCGAGTTGCGCGCGCCGAACGGCACCTTGCTTCAGCATGCCGAGGTGATCGGCTTCACGCGCGACGTTGCGCTGCTGTCGCCGTTCTCGCGCCTCGAGCACATTTCGCGTTCCACGCAGGTGATCGGCCTTGGCCGCTCGCTCGCCGTGAAAGTCGGCGACATGCTGCTCGGCCGTGTGATCGACAGCCTCGGCGAACCCGTGGACGGCGGTCCGCCGATTCATTCCGACACGCTGCGGCCGATCTTTGCCGCGCCGCCCGATCCGATGAGCCGCCGGATGATCGAGGCGCCGCTGCCGACCGGCGTGCGCGCGGTCGACGCGATGATGACGCTCGCCGAGGGCCAGCGCATGGGCATCTTCGCGCCCGCCGGGGTCGGTAAAAGCACCTTGCTCGGCATGTTCGCGCGCGGCGCTGCGTGCGACGTCAACGTGATCGCGTTGATCGGCGAGCGCGGCCGCGAAGTGCGCGAGTTCGTCGAACTGATCCTCGGACCGGAGGGCATGGCGCGCTCGGTCGTGGTGTGCGCGACGTCGGACCGTTCGTCGATGGAGCGCGCGAAAGCGGCTTACGTTGCGACCGCGATTGCCGAATATTTTCGTGACCGCGGGCAGCGCGTGCTGCTGATGATGGACTCGCTGACGCGCTTTGCGCGCGCCGGCCGCGAGATCGGTCTGGCGGCCGGCGAGCCGCCCGCGAGACGCGGCTTCCCGCCGTCGATCTTCGCCGAACTGCCGCGCTTGCTGGAACGCGCGGGCATGGGCGAGACCGGCTCGATCACCGCGCTCTACACCGTGCTCGCCGAGGACGACAGCGGCAGCGATCCGATCGCGGAAGAAGTGCGGGGGATTCTCGACGGCCACATGATCCTGTCGCGCGAAATCGCGGCGAAGAACCAGTATCCCGCGATCGACGTGCTCGGCAGTTTGTCGCGCGTGATGCCGCAGGTCGTGCCGGACGCATACGTGCAGGCGGCGGCGCGGATTCGCGAATTGATGGCGAAGCATCGCGAGGTGGAGATGCTGTTGCAGATCGGCGAATATCAGCCCGGCAACAATCCGCTTGCCGACGAAGCCATCGCCAAGGCCGACGCGATCAAGGCGTTCCTGTCGCAACGCACTGGCGACTACGCCGCGCCGAACGACACGGAAGCGCTGCTGTACGACCTGAGCGGGCTCGGCTGA
- a CDS encoding type III secretion protein: MQQRRIVALERSCTRRRRLDETLRATLTAQRNTQLQLDAARDAKADEVGHEASVLQFYQHRIDGMMTGTEPFSLDDLNNCRLYIGVVNDRLRVLEAELAQAEAAVQENAAAIAQTQRDIGLNQGRIDLCGERIRDIRRVQENAASDASDEEAEETALARRFQARGAPA, from the coding sequence ATGCAACAAAGGCGCATCGTGGCGCTGGAGAGATCGTGCACGCGACGGCGGCGTCTCGACGAGACCTTGCGCGCGACGCTGACGGCGCAGCGCAACACACAACTGCAACTCGACGCCGCGCGTGACGCAAAGGCGGACGAGGTCGGGCACGAGGCCAGCGTGCTGCAGTTCTACCAGCATCGCATCGACGGCATGATGACGGGCACCGAGCCGTTCTCGCTCGACGATCTGAACAACTGCCGTTTGTATATCGGCGTGGTGAACGACCGGCTGCGCGTGCTCGAAGCGGAACTCGCGCAAGCCGAAGCCGCCGTGCAGGAAAATGCCGCCGCGATTGCACAGACGCAACGCGACATCGGCCTGAATCAAGGCCGCATCGATCTGTGCGGCGAGCGGATTCGCGATATCCGTCGCGTTCAGGAAAACGCCGCCAGCGACGCGAGCGACGAAGAGGCCGAGGAAACCGCGCTCGCGCGACGTTTTCAGGCGCGTGGTGCGCCCGCATGA
- the sctJ gene encoding type III secretion system inner membrane ring lipoprotein SctJ, with protein sequence MFDRLPTRRRAASLLCVLALCATLSGCKKELYGNLSEQDVNEMVVALLERGVDASKDTSDAGKTWSLDVDDAQMVRAMEVLRARGLPHNKFDDLGALFKKDGLVSTPTEERVRFIYGTSQELSSTLSKIDGVLVARVQIVLPNNDPLAQTIKPSSAAVFIKYRRDSDIGALVPQIKTLVMHSVEGLTYDQVSVTAVAADPVEYSQLPQSNGLPVWLIGALAGVAVLAATALLVLARRGVLTGRPAGEAAGATGAPAGGRFAGLLARLRRLRPAN encoded by the coding sequence ATGTTCGACCGACTGCCGACCCGCCGCCGCGCCGCCTCGTTGCTGTGCGTGCTTGCGTTATGCGCGACGCTAAGCGGCTGCAAGAAAGAGCTGTACGGCAACCTGTCCGAGCAGGACGTCAACGAGATGGTGGTCGCGCTATTGGAGCGCGGCGTGGATGCCTCGAAAGATACGTCGGACGCCGGCAAGACCTGGTCGCTCGACGTCGACGACGCCCAGATGGTGCGCGCCATGGAAGTGCTGCGCGCGCGCGGTTTGCCGCACAACAAGTTCGACGACCTCGGCGCCCTGTTCAAGAAGGACGGACTGGTTTCCACACCGACCGAGGAGCGTGTGCGTTTCATCTACGGCACCTCGCAGGAATTGTCGTCGACCTTGTCGAAGATCGACGGCGTGCTGGTCGCGCGCGTGCAGATCGTGCTGCCGAACAACGACCCGCTGGCGCAGACCATCAAGCCGTCGTCGGCGGCGGTGTTCATCAAATACCGGCGCGACTCGGATATCGGCGCGCTGGTGCCGCAGATCAAGACACTCGTCATGCATAGCGTGGAAGGGCTCACCTACGATCAGGTCAGCGTGACCGCCGTCGCGGCGGACCCGGTCGAATACTCGCAGTTGCCGCAGAGCAATGGCCTGCCGGTGTGGCTGATCGGCGCGCTGGCCGGCGTGGCCGTGCTGGCCGCGACGGCGCTGCTGGTGCTGGCGCGCCGTGGCGTACTGACGGGACGGCCTGCCGGCGAAGCGGCAGGCGCAACCGGTGCGCCCGCCGGCGGCCGCTTTGCTGGATTGCTGGCGCGTTTGCGCCGTCTGCGCCCCGCGAACTGA
- the sctL gene encoding type III secretion system stator protein SctL: MAIWLKHARSAFGEIDAYGASARVGAAADVIPRATFGELVSIDAAYAALAAEREALLAHARDEAARIVDAGHAQAAEIAAQAQRDYDTASEQGYRDGCDRALADWMQRLADVADAQSQLQIRMRERLAQIVASAVEQIVRVERHEALFERALATVDRIVEGATYLRVAVHPDDYAEAKATFDRLASRWRDLGQPIPLSVIADKRLDPGSCVCESDFGTVDASLDTQLRAMRSAVSRALKRSVEEADAHDETPASNDADNSADSSVNNDADNDTGGYDLRNDEEAA; this comes from the coding sequence ATGGCTATTTGGTTGAAGCACGCGCGCTCCGCCTTTGGCGAAATCGATGCATACGGGGCGTCGGCCCGAGTCGGCGCGGCCGCGGATGTGATTCCGCGCGCGACCTTCGGCGAGCTGGTCTCGATCGACGCCGCCTATGCCGCGCTCGCCGCCGAACGCGAGGCGCTGCTCGCTCATGCGCGCGACGAGGCGGCGCGCATTGTCGACGCCGGCCACGCGCAGGCCGCCGAGATCGCGGCGCAGGCGCAGCGCGACTACGACACCGCCAGCGAGCAGGGCTACCGCGACGGCTGCGATCGCGCGCTCGCCGACTGGATGCAGCGTCTCGCCGACGTTGCCGATGCGCAGAGCCAGTTGCAGATCCGCATGCGCGAGCGGCTGGCGCAGATCGTCGCGTCGGCGGTCGAGCAGATCGTGCGCGTGGAGCGGCACGAAGCGCTGTTCGAACGGGCGCTCGCAACCGTCGATCGCATCGTGGAGGGCGCGACCTATCTGCGTGTCGCCGTTCATCCCGACGACTACGCCGAGGCCAAAGCCACCTTCGACCGGCTCGCCTCGCGCTGGCGCGATCTCGGCCAGCCGATCCCGCTCTCGGTGATCGCGGACAAACGGCTCGATCCCGGCAGTTGCGTGTGCGAGTCCGACTTCGGCACCGTCGACGCGAGCCTCGACACGCAATTGCGCGCCATGCGCAGCGCCGTGTCGCGTGCGCTGAAACGCTCGGTCGAAGAGGCCGATGCGCACGATGAAACGCCGGCATCAAACGATGCGGATAACAGCGCGGATAGCAGCGTGAATAACGACGCGGACAACGACACCGGCGGCTACGACCTGCGCAATGACGAGGAAGCCGCATGA